A genomic segment from Montipora foliosa isolate CH-2021 chromosome 9, ASM3666993v2, whole genome shotgun sequence encodes:
- the LOC137971890 gene encoding uncharacterized protein, with product MDRCVKPDGFGSVISRQIHHFSDARAIGSGQVTYLWTENDKGNIHCSFLMGKSRPAPLKAMTIPRLELTAATISVQIGGMVSRELDDPVDSETYWTDSTTVLKYIRNEAKRFHVFVANRVQSIRDQTDPAQWRYVESKNNPADDASHGLNGYQLSDQQRWIKGPDFLWLSESEWPEPPCVLNSVLNNDPDVKKVQVLTAVVDEKADILTRLARFSNWHRMKRCIAWILCLKQLLTHKQLPLTDKAHRTRNAAIKETSHESFTVEEMERAEKTILRLVQDSAFPRELEVLRKIQREHCQESRDFSRARKAKIKKSSTLNQRDPVLDKNGLLRVGGRLGKSRVFPDDFKHPVILPKKSFVVNLVIRDAHERVGHSGRSITLGALRSKYWIINANSVVRHFISKCVTCRRLRGVISEQKMADLSKERLTPAPPFTYCGVDYFGPFFIKEGRKETKRYGALFTCLSSRAVHIETANSLETDSSLNALRRFVARRGPVREIRSDQGTNLVGAEKELRRALEEMDNGSIQRSLCREFKADWVQWKRNPPSASHMGGVWERQIRSVRSILTALMREHGSGLDDESFRTLMTEVECIVNSRPLTTPSCDPDDLDPLTPNHILTMKSEVVLPPPGNFQKEDVYLRKRWRRVQYLANVFWLRWRKEYVQCLQQRVKWNRPRRNFEKGDLVFIADDRAARNDWPMARIVDTYPDAEGNVRSVRVTTGTTTLDRPVHKLVLILEKTPEDQGLKSQPEEPLET from the coding sequence ATGGACCGTTGTGTCAAGCCTGATGGTTTCGGTTCTGTTATTTCAAGGCAAATCCACCATTTCTCAGACGCAAGGGCCATTGGTTCTGGCCAAGTGACGTATCTATGGACTGAAAACGACAAGGGTAACATCCACTGTTCGTTTCTGATGGGCAAGTCCCGCCCAGCCCCACTTAAAGCCATGACAATTCCGCGTCTCGAGCTTACAGCCGCGACTATCTCTGTTCAAATAGGTGGAATGGTTTCCAGAGAGCTAGATGATCCCGTTGATAGTGAGACCTACTGGACCGATAGCACGACCGTATTGAAGTACATACGAAACGAAGCGAAGCGTTTCCACGTGTTTGTAGCAAATCGCGTGCAAAGTATCCGAGATCAAACAGATCCCGCTCAGTGGAGGTATGTTGAATCCAAGAACAACCCGGCTGATGACGCATCGCATGGTCTGAATGGTTATCAATTATCTGATCAGCAACGTTGGATCAAAGGCCCCGATTTCTTATGGTTGTCCGAGAGTGAATGGCCCGAGCCTCCTTGTGTCCTGAATAGCGTCCTCAACAATGATCCTGATGTCAAGAAAGTTCAAGTGCTAACTGCTGTTGTCGACGAAAAGGCAGACATCCTGACGAGGCTTGCGCGTTTCAGTAACTGGCATCGCATGAAGAGATGCATCGCATGGATACTTTGCCTCAAGCAATTATTAACCCACAAGCAGTTACCGTTGACAGACAAAGCACACAGAACGAGAAATGCAGCCATTAAAGAGACGAGTCACGAATCATTCACGGTTGAAGAAATGGAGCGCGCAGAGAAAACCATTCTCCGACTGGTACAAGATAGTGCGTTTCCTAGGGAGCTTGAAGTCTTACGGAAGATCCAGCGAGAGCATTGTCAAGAGAGTCGTGATTTTTCAAGagccagaaaagcaaaaatCAAGAAATCTAGCACATTGAACCAACGTGATCCTGTTCTAGACAAGAATGGCTTGCTGCGTGTTGGGGGGAGACTTGGCAAATCACGAGTGTTTCCAGATGATTTCAAACACCCGGTTATCCTCCCAAAGAAGAGTTTCGTGGTGAATCTCGTCATTCGTGACGCGCATGAAAGGGTTGGCCATTCCGGTCGAAGCATCACCTTGGGCGCGCTTAGGAGCAAGTATTGGATCATCAACGCCAATTCCGTTGTAAGGCACTTCATCTCAAAGTGCGTGACGTGTCGCCGGCTTCGTGGTGTAATCAGTGAGCAAAAGATGGCCGATCTTTCCAAAGAAAGATTAACACCAGCCCCTCCATTTACGTATTGTGGCGTCGATTACTTTGGCCCGTTTTTTATCAAAGAAGGACGCAAGGAAACGAAGCGTTACGGTGCGTTGTTTACCTGCTTATCAAGTCGGGCCGTGCACATCGAGACTGCGAACTCGCTAGAAACTGATTCCTCTCTGAATGCTTTACGACGCTTTGTTGCAAGAAGAGGGCCAGTGCGTGAGATCAGATCTGATCAGGGTACAAATCTCGTTGGGGCAGAGAAAGAATTACGAAGAGCTCTAGAAGAGATGGATAACGGCTCAATTCAGAGAAGCTTATGCAGAGAGTTCAAGGCTGATTGGGTACAATGGAAGCGAAACCCTCCCTCTGCTTCCCACATGGGTGGCGTGTGGGAGCGCCAAATCCGTTCTGTACGCTCAATTCTCACTGCGTTAATGCGTGAACATGGCAGCGGTCTTGACGACGAATCCTTTCGAACCTTAATGACGGAAGTAGAGTGTATTGTAAACAGCAGACCCCTAACCACACCTTCCTGTGATCCTGACGATTTGGATCCATTGACCCCCAATCACATCTTGACGATGAAATCCGAGGTTGTGTTACCCCCACCTGGCAACTTCCAGAAAGAAGATGTTTATTTGCGCAAAAGATGGAGAAGAGTCCAATACCTTGCCAACGTATTCTGGTTAAGATGGAGAAAGGAGTATGTTCAATGTCTGCAGCAAAGAGTGAAATGGAATCGCCCAAGAAGGAACTTCGAAAAGGGAGACCTGGTCTTCATCGCAGATGATCGAGCCGCACGAAACGATTGGCCTATGGCCCGAATAGTCGACACCTATCCCGATGCAGAAGGAAACGTGCGTTCCGTCAGAGTCACCACGGGAACAACAACACTAGATCGTCCTGTCCACAAGCTTGTCCTAATCCTTGAAAAAACGCCCGAAGACCAGGGTTTAAAATCCCAGCCAGAGGAGCCTTTAGAGACATAA
- the LOC137971891 gene encoding uncharacterized protein, producing the protein MRGTVNGTKLHDAKVLNGLTVTDLNGENAITLPKTYTKEDISAIEVDVQSPELTRRWKHLNRIAEFMPSKLHGANVGLLIGSNCPKALEPMDILASANGGPYALKTFAGWAIVGPLHMTDTEQQKVDCNRIAAFEVGSEKLLGHHFAIEDKVKEIIVPLALNKMFELDFHERFDEKKRQYSQEDKKFLKIVHQGIRRTDDNHYEIPLPFRSNDVCFPDNREQVLQRACWLKRKFTRNSKFYEDYVNFMNDIIPKGFARKVPEDRAPAKSGQLWYIPHHGVYHPRKPNKIRLVFDCSARFGGTSLNDQLLQGPDLTSCLVSVLSRFRQQPIAFMGDIDAMFRQVRVPDKQRDFLRFFWWPSGNLDRDLAEYQMNVHLSGAVSSPSSSNFALRQAADDAEEFVGSETAEVLRKNFYVDDCLRSEESEEEAIQRIRGVRSACAHGGFNLSKIVSNRRRVLESVPEDLRAQGLRALDLSSNFLPVERALGVQWAVESDTFGFRVILKDKPLTRRSIFSTICSIFDPLGMAAPFLLTGKKILQDLCRTKLD; encoded by the coding sequence ATGAGGGGAACTGTGAACGGTACTAAGTTACATGACGCTAAGGTTTTGAACGGTTTGACCGTTACGGATCTGAATGGTGAAAATGCCATCACTTTGCCTAAGACATACACCAAAGAAGACATTTCTGCGATCGAAGTAGACGTGCAGTCACCTGAACTCACTCGTCGGTGGAAACACCTCAACCGGATAGCTGAATTTATGCCCTCTAAGCTCCACGGTGCGAACGTCGGTCTTCTCATTGGATCAAACTGTCCAAAGGCCCTTGAACCTATGGACATCCTAGCGAGTGCAAACGGTGGTCCCTATGCGTTAAAGACTTTTGCGGGATGGGCAATAGTTGGGCCGCTGCACATGACCGACACAGAGCAGCAGAAAGTCGACTGCAATAGAATAGCTGCCTTTGAAGTAGGATCAGAGAAGCTCCTTGGCCATCATTTTGCAATAGAGGacaaagttaaagaaattattGTGCCACTGGCTTTGAACAAGATGTTCGAACTAGACTTCCACGAAAGATTTGACGAGAAAAAACGACAGTACTCACAAGAAGACAAGAAATTTCTTAAGATTGTCCATCAAGGCATTCGACGCACAGATGACAACCACTACGAGATACCTCTACCCTTCCGCTCTAACGATGTGTGTTTTCCGGACAACAGAGAGCAGGTGTTGCAAAGAGCATGCTGGCTGAAAAGAAAGTTTACAAGAAACAGCAAATTTTACGAAGACTACGTTAATTTTATGAATGACATCATCCCTAAGGGATTTGCTAGAAAGGTGCCAGAAGATCGAGCTCCCGCCAAGTCAGGTCAACTGTGGTATATACCTCATCATGGTGTCTACCATCCTAGGAAACCAAACAAGATCAGGCTTGTCTTTGATTGCAGTGCCAGATTTGGAGGGACGTCTCTAAATGACCAATTACTCCAAGGGCCGGACCTGACCAGTTGCTTAGTTAGCGTGTTGTCAAGATTTCGTCAGCAACCAATCGCCTTTATGGGTGATATTGATGCCATGTTTCGCCAGGTTCGAGTACCCGATAAACAAAGAGATTTTCTCAGATTCTTTTGGTGGCCGAGTGGTAACCTCGACAGAGACCTCGCAGAATATCAGATGAATGTGCACCTGTCTGGAGCTGTTTCCTCCCCTAGTTCTTCCAATTTCGCTTTAAGACAAGCTGCAGATGATGCAGAAGAATTCGTTGGTTCTGAAACAGCTGAGGTATTGAGGAAGAACTTTTATGTAGATGACTGTCTACGCTCGGAAGAGTCAGAAGAAGAGGCTATTCAGAGAATACGTGGTGTACGCTCCGCATGTGCTCATGGAGGCTTCAACCTATCGAAGATTGTCAGCAACAGAAGAAGGGTGTTGGAGAGCGTGCCAGAGGACTTACGCGCCCAAGGATTGAGAGCTTTGGACCTGAGCAGTAATTTTCTACCAGTTGAAAGAGCCCTTGGGGTACAGTGGGCTGTCGAATCAGACACGTTTGGGTTTCGAGTCATCCTCAAGGACAAGCCACTCACTCGCCGAAGTATTTTTTCCACCATCTGTTCAATTTTTGATCCACTAGGGATGGCTGCGCCTTTTTTGTTGACcggaaagaaaattttgcaaGATCTGTGCCGTACGAAGTTAGACTAG